In Rhipicephalus microplus isolate Deutch F79 chromosome 7, USDA_Rmic, whole genome shotgun sequence, one genomic interval encodes:
- the LOC142767416 gene encoding neprilysin-1-like, producing the protein MDWSVSPCQDFYRFVCGGAASNRTSVRNRINERFLATVIETARNEEIPAESQTVAQKAARLFKTCDDVLTQDTDYVPRIRGHLREVNLHWPQHPANRDAASVDVVSTMLELNDNWGWPCFFEFEAEKVGDYSFEVRGGRYQRKRVRRNDFVIKRAI; encoded by the exons ATGGACTGGTCGGTGAGTCCGTGTCAAGACTTTTACCGCTTCGTGTGCGGCGGGGCAGCGAGCAACCGGACGTCGGTGCGCAATCGTATCAACGAGCGCTTCCTCGCTACCGTCATCGAAACCGCCAG GAACGAGGAGATCCCGGCTGAAAGCCAGACTGTGGCGCAGAAGGCGGCGCGTCTCTTCAAGACCTGCGACGACGTCTTGACCCAAGACACGGACTACGTGCCTCGCATCCGCGGCCACCTGCGAGAGGTCAACCTGCACTGGCCTCAACACCCGGCCAATCGCGACGCCGCCTCGGTGGACGTCGTGAGCACTATGCTTGAGCTGAACGACAATTGGGGCTGGCCGTGCTTCTTCGAGTTTGAAGCCGAGAAAGTCGGCGATTATTCGTTTGAGGTACGTGGAGGCCGTTACCAGCGAAAAAGAGTGAGACGGAACGACTTTGTTATAAAACGCGCCATATAG